In Legionella lytica, one genomic interval encodes:
- a CDS encoding TauD/TfdA family dioxygenase, which produces MHEYTGVCTRFLHDDERFILSDEKEMPLVIEAQGIKTAAFLHQFLAANASQLVADIAKYGAVLFRGFDIHSDQQFEKAITSIPDFHGISEAFMSENGRTHVDDLKYVLHTNSVYKTGGTLYLGGFHTENYYSADVPSYIGFFCMEPSTLGGETGIINTEKIYRQLSVGLKNKLEDHAYFVSKWLVSEVAERYHLSAEKVEEICAYFDLPVVGEGEERFVLMYKPSVFEHPLTKEKAMQLNLFELPTLNDELRKRFMNDYQGKAWFWHRFFWKLPSPVFQAIESVAMGAIALAKSPKNSYQIVRNKAIEFMAKRKTDLSGFDEIKVGSCFNDQEVKELAELMRTNYSSCLWKKGDIMLIDNRKVMHAGMPGMGPRVIRAIIGNPVDMHYTVKEPGCIHSSERYTDTIGSCMASGKINSVFNLKGQPPVLNELEVR; this is translated from the coding sequence ATGCATGAATATACAGGCGTATGTACTCGATTTCTTCATGACGATGAGCGTTTTATTTTATCCGATGAGAAGGAAATGCCTTTGGTGATTGAGGCACAGGGTATCAAGACTGCGGCGTTTTTACATCAGTTTTTGGCGGCTAATGCGAGCCAATTAGTAGCAGATATTGCTAAGTATGGCGCGGTGCTCTTTCGTGGTTTTGATATTCACTCAGACCAACAATTTGAAAAGGCAATCACGAGTATTCCTGATTTTCATGGAATAAGCGAAGCGTTTATGTCCGAAAATGGTCGCACGCATGTTGATGATCTAAAATATGTTTTGCATACAAATTCAGTTTATAAAACTGGAGGAACCTTATACCTTGGCGGTTTTCACACAGAAAATTATTATTCTGCAGATGTTCCTAGCTATATTGGTTTTTTTTGCATGGAGCCATCTACTTTAGGTGGGGAAACGGGCATCATTAATACAGAAAAAATCTATCGCCAGCTGTCCGTTGGATTAAAAAATAAATTGGAAGATCATGCCTATTTTGTATCCAAATGGTTAGTCTCGGAGGTTGCTGAACGTTATCACCTTTCGGCAGAAAAAGTAGAAGAAATTTGCGCTTATTTCGATCTCCCTGTCGTGGGTGAAGGAGAAGAACGTTTTGTTCTAATGTATAAACCCAGTGTATTTGAACATCCACTTACCAAAGAAAAAGCCATGCAACTTAATCTTTTTGAATTACCAACCCTTAACGATGAATTGCGCAAACGCTTTATGAATGATTATCAAGGCAAGGCATGGTTTTGGCATCGATTTTTTTGGAAATTACCTAGCCCGGTTTTTCAAGCAATAGAATCCGTTGCTATGGGGGCGATTGCTTTGGCTAAATCACCTAAGAACTCCTATCAGATCGTAAGAAATAAAGCCATTGAGTTTATGGCTAAAAGAAAAACGGACTTATCTGGGTTTGATGAAATAAAGGTAGGAAGTTGTTTTAATGACCAGGAAGTCAAAGAACTCGCTGAATTGATGAGAACTAATTATTCGTCATGCTTATGGAAAAAAGGCGATATTATGCTGATTGATAACCGCAAAGTGATGCATGCCGGGATGCCTGGAATGGGGCCGCGAGTTATTCGCGCCATTATTGGTAATCCCGTGGATATGCACTATACCGTCAAAGAGCCAGGTTGCATACATAGTTCTGAGCGATATACCGATACAATTGGCAGTTGTATGGCTTCCGGAAAAATTAATTCGGTATTTAATCTAAAGGGTCAACCTCCAGTTCTCAATGAACTGGAGGTTCGCTGA
- a CDS encoding glycosyl hydrolase family 17 protein, whose translation MLHLCKKALLYVSLISAVTYASATSFSGLVGVDYQPNHYPNGNLLNYHDVFYVGTNAAGKAITNVYAELSQLKAAGFTTVRSYQTTDYSWVDIINQANALGMKVIYEAVIPQQAADSAYTGGCPTAPAAQNYIPCAQTVLSTVINTVGAQVFQNTVILVFAGHENYCEAGNITAPCNNPTTSNVGYLTSAVSALQSTLTAAGLTTPVGSALVSGNLTTPSSAISQDMVTLVNSYSATAPLSFDPYPFQWGVTPSSAVWIQPLTTTQLNNSLAWDYLRVVGSTNPPANPAAPTQPFYTPLGRTLLSAETGWATKGSTSIYACNSPGPCAPSVANAVTYYRALYQQASANFVVSSGYPIGVLAFEAYDEPVKGVASAEGNYGLFDTNCTQKAAGLVPKNVMVTDNGCKGFSAGALLTIVGFGNPYTLIITQTNPVTGKNANVVMASTGNQGPLADAPWPEYLVFPGAKITIRGNPSCTSTVQSINAAQQITFSGKCNCPNNNGNNCYF comes from the coding sequence ATGCTGCATTTGTGTAAAAAGGCATTACTCTATGTATCGCTTATTTCTGCTGTAACTTATGCCTCGGCCACCTCATTTTCTGGCTTAGTTGGCGTGGACTACCAACCGAATCATTATCCTAATGGAAATTTGCTTAATTACCATGATGTATTTTATGTTGGAACTAATGCCGCGGGTAAAGCCATTACCAACGTCTATGCGGAGCTTTCTCAATTAAAAGCCGCAGGGTTTACCACCGTTCGCTCCTATCAAACCACCGATTATTCTTGGGTAGATATCATCAACCAGGCTAACGCCTTAGGCATGAAAGTAATTTATGAGGCGGTGATCCCGCAACAAGCAGCAGATTCGGCATACACCGGGGGTTGTCCTACAGCCCCTGCGGCGCAAAACTATATTCCTTGTGCCCAGACTGTACTGAGTACAGTAATTAATACAGTGGGAGCCCAAGTGTTCCAAAATACCGTGATTCTGGTATTTGCTGGGCATGAAAATTATTGTGAGGCGGGGAATATAACTGCACCTTGCAATAATCCAACAACCTCAAATGTGGGCTATCTTACTTCTGCGGTAAGTGCGCTGCAAAGTACCTTAACAGCGGCAGGACTCACTACCCCAGTAGGTTCTGCTTTGGTAAGTGGTAATTTAACAACCCCTAGCTCTGCGATTTCGCAAGACATGGTCACTTTAGTTAATAGTTATTCTGCCACTGCCCCCTTGTCTTTTGATCCCTATCCTTTTCAATGGGGGGTAACACCCTCATCTGCGGTGTGGATCCAACCATTAACGACAACACAGTTAAATAACTCATTGGCTTGGGATTATCTGCGTGTTGTTGGTTCAACGAACCCGCCAGCAAATCCAGCAGCACCTACGCAACCTTTTTATACCCCTTTAGGTCGTACACTTTTATCTGCTGAAACCGGTTGGGCAACAAAGGGGAGTACGTCAATTTACGCGTGCAATAGCCCTGGTCCTTGCGCACCATCTGTTGCTAATGCAGTGACTTATTATCGAGCCCTTTATCAACAAGCAAGTGCTAATTTTGTCGTCAGTTCAGGATATCCTATCGGTGTTTTGGCATTTGAGGCCTATGATGAGCCGGTTAAAGGAGTCGCTTCTGCGGAGGGAAATTATGGTCTTTTTGATACCAATTGTACTCAAAAAGCAGCGGGCTTGGTTCCTAAAAATGTGATGGTTACTGACAATGGCTGTAAAGGCTTTTCAGCTGGTGCGTTGCTCACCATAGTTGGTTTTGGTAATCCTTATACACTAATTATCACGCAAACTAACCCCGTTACTGGTAAAAATGCCAACGTGGTTATGGCCAGTACAGGAAACCAAGGTCCTCTAGCAGATGCTCCTTGGCCTGAATACTTGGTATTTCCCGGTGCAAAAATCACTATTAGAGGAAATCCTTCGTGTACCAGTACGGTGCAATCAATTAATGCCGCACAACAAATTACCTTTTCCGGCAAATGCAACTGCCCGAATAATAATGGCAATAACTGTTATTTCTAA
- the bla gene encoding class A beta-lactamase translates to MKIKLFEILKLKNSLYGFCALLFSVNCWAVNADVALTKKIKEIEKKSHLVMGITAIHIEKNQMITHNSNQRFFMASTIKLPIALAFLHLVDEKKESLSRMIKLNSKNAVPGSGYLHHMFEKKQINISLQQILKYTLINSDNSASDSLLKAAKGPEAVKKRMAALGFKDIHVNRSIMEMFVDTNHVDHALLKKRPPVLTWERAFARVSLKDKQKAWQRFQKDTRDTTTPNDMAKLLVKVYKKQALSESSTQLLMKIMEQCRTGRSRIRGLLPPGVKVAHKTGTWSIYEPKYLNYSGSKKLYRFVSDVGIITLPHNKGHIAIAVYVKSQSASDYPRSRAIALASRAIYDHFMKS, encoded by the coding sequence ATGAAAATCAAATTATTTGAGATTTTAAAGCTAAAGAATAGCTTATATGGATTTTGTGCCCTGCTGTTTTCTGTGAATTGCTGGGCGGTAAATGCAGACGTAGCACTGACTAAAAAAATTAAGGAAATCGAGAAAAAATCTCATTTAGTTATGGGGATCACGGCCATTCACATCGAGAAAAATCAAATGATTACGCATAATAGTAATCAGCGTTTTTTCATGGCCAGTACCATTAAATTACCCATCGCCTTGGCTTTTTTACATCTCGTGGATGAAAAAAAAGAATCATTAAGTCGTATGATTAAACTGAACTCAAAAAACGCGGTCCCAGGCTCAGGCTATTTACATCATATGTTTGAAAAGAAACAAATTAATATTTCTTTACAACAAATACTTAAATATACCTTGATCAACAGTGACAACAGTGCCAGTGATTCGTTATTAAAAGCGGCTAAAGGGCCTGAGGCAGTGAAAAAACGTATGGCGGCTCTAGGTTTTAAAGACATCCATGTTAATCGCTCGATCATGGAAATGTTTGTCGATACCAATCACGTAGACCATGCTTTATTAAAAAAACGCCCACCTGTATTAACTTGGGAACGTGCTTTTGCTCGTGTTTCTCTTAAAGATAAACAGAAGGCTTGGCAGCGGTTTCAAAAAGATACTCGTGATACAACGACTCCAAACGATATGGCTAAGCTGCTGGTGAAGGTTTATAAAAAACAAGCGCTATCAGAGTCCAGTACTCAGTTGCTTATGAAGATTATGGAACAATGTCGAACCGGTAGAAGTCGCATAAGAGGCTTGTTACCCCCTGGGGTTAAAGTGGCACATAAAACAGGCACTTGGTCTATCTATGAACCCAAATATTTAAATTATTCGGGCTCAAAGAAATTGTATCGTTTTGTGAGTGATGTTGGGATTATTACTTTACCTCATAATAAAGGGCATATTGCAATCGCGGTTTATGTTAAATCCCAATCTGCGAGTGATTACCCACGAAGCCGTGCTATCGCTTTAGCAAGCCGAGCTATTTATGATCATTTTATGAAGTCTTAG
- a CDS encoding phosphoribosyltransferase — protein MVTEQEIQEQLKETQTKLDKLTELKKTLESRFWGNSDVCEDINGVPLSKENIQQAVERLADQLITQHPDAFPILVGLMDGAHPFFAALYSELTKRDYRFQYSTMQTTSYEGMQSGNLRFTQPKGILTNRLVIVADDVCDTGKTADAIKKHFENEECAKQVQLMVLVDKKQKGRRIEPDFVGFTVSEEAFIIGYGLDFDGLVRNTDCIKTMNKAMLPTKDEAILLKEETLLCAQFKALHKQLKTLREENNKASSSKTSESGFFALPEGPAAITVVAPTDNPSVAQTEFSM, from the coding sequence ATGGTTACAGAGCAGGAAATTCAAGAACAATTAAAGGAAACTCAAACAAAATTAGATAAACTCACCGAGTTAAAAAAGACTCTCGAATCCCGTTTTTGGGGCAATTCGGATGTATGCGAAGATATTAATGGTGTTCCTCTTTCAAAAGAAAATATTCAACAGGCTGTAGAGCGACTTGCAGATCAACTAATAACCCAACATCCTGATGCATTCCCTATTTTAGTTGGCTTAATGGATGGAGCACACCCCTTCTTTGCTGCACTCTACTCCGAATTGACCAAACGCGATTACCGTTTCCAATACTCAACAATGCAAACAACCAGTTATGAAGGCATGCAGTCTGGAAACTTACGTTTTACCCAACCCAAGGGTATTTTAACTAACCGCTTAGTTATCGTTGCTGATGATGTTTGTGATACAGGTAAAACAGCAGATGCGATAAAGAAGCATTTTGAAAATGAAGAATGTGCGAAACAAGTACAATTAATGGTTCTTGTTGATAAAAAGCAAAAAGGTAGACGCATAGAGCCAGACTTCGTTGGATTTACGGTTTCAGAAGAGGCATTTATTATCGGCTATGGTTTAGATTTTGATGGTTTAGTGCGTAATACTGACTGTATTAAAACAATGAATAAAGCGATGTTGCCTACAAAAGATGAAGCGATATTACTAAAAGAAGAAACGCTATTGTGCGCTCAATTTAAAGCACTGCATAAGCAACTAAAAACGCTACGTGAAGAGAACAATAAAGCGTCGTCCTCAAAAACAAGCGAGTCAGGTTTCTTTGCCTTACCAGAAGGCCCTGCAGCGATTACGGTAGTTGCCCCCACTGATAATCCTTCTGTGGCACAAACCGAATTCTCCATGTAA
- a CDS encoding VOC family protein yields MTQAIPNGFHTLTPSFMFKNCKAAIEFYQKAFNAETISFMPNIDGKGTMHAQLKIGSSMMMMGDEMPGNEQCSQSAETLGHSPISMYVYVDDVDSAFSQAVDAGAQVTMPITDMFWGDRVGQVKDPFGYSWMIATHTVDLNNEQIKQRAEEFFAAWQNKK; encoded by the coding sequence ATGACTCAAGCTATTCCAAATGGATTTCACACACTTACACCTTCTTTTATGTTTAAAAACTGCAAGGCAGCTATTGAGTTTTACCAAAAGGCTTTTAATGCAGAAACAATAAGTTTTATGCCCAATATTGATGGTAAAGGTACAATGCATGCTCAACTTAAAATTGGCAGCTCGATGATGATGATGGGCGACGAGATGCCTGGTAATGAACAGTGCTCCCAAAGCGCAGAAACGCTTGGCCACTCCCCTATAAGTATGTATGTTTACGTGGATGACGTTGATAGTGCATTTAGCCAAGCAGTCGATGCGGGCGCGCAAGTAACCATGCCTATCACGGATATGTTTTGGGGCGACCGCGTAGGTCAAGTTAAAGACCCATTTGGATACAGTTGGATGATTGCGACCCATACGGTTGATCTCAACAATGAACAAATTAAGCAGCGTGCTGAAGAGTTTTTCGCCGCCTGGCAAAACAAAAAATAG
- a CDS encoding NAD-dependent malic enzyme yields the protein MSTSDQERQSPTGSCIATKLTAYDLLNNSLLNKGTAFTQEERDIFSLHGLLPPHIGCMGDQERRRYAVFSELPTQLEKYSFLRDLQDTNETLFYSLIAHHIEEMLPIVYTPTVGEGCQKFSEVFRKPRGLFISYPNRDKIEQIFAHPRYDSIKCIVVSDGERILGLGDQGAGGMGIPIGKMALYTALAGIHPKYCLPILLDVGTDNEERLNDPLYIGWRSKRVRGAEYDEFVDTFVSAVKRRWPHILLQWEDFAGGNAAKFLAHYRNQLCTFNDDIQGTAAMTTGTLLSAINVTGIPLREQRVVFFGFGGTGLGIAQLIRAAMVDAGLTEQEASERIYAVDRYGLLVEGGKGQSPSQETFVRQRSEIDGWQLSNRDEIGLLDVVRNVKPTALIGVSTQFGAFTEEIVRTMAQNTERPVIFPLSNPTSHCEATPEDLLHWTDGRALIGTGSPFAPVTFKGKEYHIDQTNNSYVFPGLALGIMSSQAKHVSDGMIKAAALALAECSPARNDKTANLLPPLSALRAISFAVAKAVGKQAITEGLARVNEAEFEQELAASIWEPVYQPYVLSK from the coding sequence ATGAGCACTTCAGATCAAGAACGACAATCCCCCACAGGTAGCTGTATTGCAACAAAATTAACCGCATATGATTTACTAAATAACTCTTTGTTAAATAAAGGTACTGCGTTCACTCAGGAAGAACGAGATATATTTTCTTTGCATGGCTTGTTGCCTCCTCATATCGGTTGTATGGGAGATCAAGAACGTCGCCGATATGCCGTTTTTTCCGAGTTGCCAACCCAATTGGAAAAGTATAGTTTTCTACGCGATCTTCAAGATACGAATGAAACTTTATTTTATTCTTTAATTGCCCATCATATTGAGGAAATGCTTCCTATTGTATACACGCCGACGGTTGGTGAGGGCTGCCAAAAATTTAGTGAAGTATTCCGTAAACCCCGGGGGCTTTTTATTAGTTATCCCAATAGAGATAAGATTGAGCAAATTTTTGCGCATCCGCGTTATGATTCTATTAAATGCATCGTGGTTAGCGATGGGGAGCGCATTTTAGGGCTTGGTGATCAAGGGGCTGGTGGGATGGGAATCCCGATCGGGAAGATGGCCTTATACACCGCTTTAGCGGGCATTCATCCAAAGTATTGTTTACCCATTTTACTTGATGTCGGAACTGATAATGAGGAGCGACTTAATGACCCTTTGTATATTGGTTGGCGAAGCAAGCGTGTACGAGGAGCAGAGTATGATGAATTTGTTGATACCTTTGTTTCTGCAGTAAAACGGCGTTGGCCACATATTTTGTTGCAATGGGAGGATTTTGCAGGGGGCAATGCTGCCAAATTTTTAGCTCATTATCGCAATCAGCTGTGTACTTTTAATGACGATATTCAAGGTACTGCCGCTATGACCACGGGTACTTTATTGTCGGCGATTAATGTCACAGGTATCCCTTTACGTGAGCAACGTGTTGTTTTCTTCGGTTTTGGTGGAACTGGACTGGGAATTGCGCAGTTGATTCGTGCGGCAATGGTTGATGCGGGTTTAACTGAGCAAGAGGCTAGTGAACGTATTTATGCGGTTGATCGTTATGGCCTCTTGGTTGAAGGAGGCAAAGGTCAAAGCCCTTCTCAAGAAACCTTTGTGCGTCAACGCTCGGAAATTGATGGGTGGCAGCTCTCTAATCGCGATGAAATCGGATTGCTTGATGTGGTTCGCAATGTGAAGCCAACCGCTTTGATTGGGGTTTCTACGCAGTTTGGTGCATTTACTGAAGAGATTGTAAGAACCATGGCGCAAAATACAGAGCGCCCTGTTATTTTCCCTCTCTCTAATCCTACGTCGCATTGTGAGGCAACCCCAGAGGATTTATTGCATTGGACTGATGGTCGAGCGTTAATTGGCACCGGAAGCCCTTTTGCTCCCGTTACCTTCAAAGGCAAAGAGTATCATATTGACCAGACGAATAACTCCTATGTTTTCCCTGGTTTAGCTTTGGGAATTATGTCGTCACAGGCAAAACATGTTTCTGATGGCATGATTAAGGCAGCTGCACTGGCACTTGCAGAATGTTCTCCTGCACGCAATGATAAGACGGCAAATCTTTTACCTCCATTATCTGCATTACGTGCGATTAGCTTTGCGGTAGCAAAAGCAGTTGGCAAGCAAGCCATTACTGAAGGGTTGGCTCGCGTTAATGAAGCAGAATTTGAACAAGAGCTTGCTGCAAGCATTTGGGAACCAGTATATCAGCCCTATGTGTTAAGCAAATAA
- a CDS encoding protein kinase family protein, protein MTDEKTEKNNNNLGQRTDKKLSGKTHSSLHSTRGHSYTLMGTLLEDEYKHFAQQESIKKEGKSINKIILGKGSFGTVRLAQDEASGLFLVVKKIKPSKAKAKLTSADLDKLEIEQEIHEAIQQHQIKGTLSAIDMIRTVSSKNEETIYQIFPLASRGDGNNFIEKIAFNSGDTNKKLVPHLLLILAKTFADLHEHHIYHRDLKPENILITSQYEVVVADFGSAVIYNAQGKIQAYPNGDVMYNPPEFIKRLPTDTTYTPIPASYTEEDRIKLVDSWKLGFTIAPFIDPDLHELVQSLLQLPMKDSHPHATRLVAYQNFHLELDNKLHELGYTEEVIEALLGLLNPDYTKRLTPIEALTLLCSQELSQEIEAVVSHSAQQLSQLLAEAFTYVEMADSTPQTSASNASSSFFTPSTTPAQSIRSKPGPDGYEIFYPDDESPDLESEPDKPNPSGSQP, encoded by the coding sequence ATGACTGATGAAAAAACCGAGAAGAATAATAATAATTTAGGGCAACGAACTGATAAAAAACTCTCGGGAAAAACTCATAGCAGTTTACACTCGACACGTGGTCACTCCTATACCTTAATGGGTACCTTGCTGGAAGATGAGTACAAGCATTTTGCTCAGCAAGAAAGCATAAAAAAAGAAGGAAAGAGCATCAATAAAATCATATTAGGAAAGGGATCTTTCGGTACAGTGCGACTGGCTCAAGATGAAGCCTCAGGTTTATTTCTGGTAGTAAAAAAAATAAAACCATCTAAAGCGAAAGCAAAATTAACTTCCGCAGATTTGGATAAATTGGAGATAGAACAAGAAATACACGAAGCAATTCAACAGCACCAGATTAAAGGAACATTGAGTGCTATTGATATGATCCGAACCGTAAGCAGCAAGAATGAAGAAACTATATACCAAATTTTCCCTCTGGCCAGTCGCGGAGATGGCAATAACTTCATTGAAAAAATTGCTTTTAACTCTGGGGACACAAATAAAAAGTTGGTTCCTCACCTTCTCTTAATACTGGCCAAAACTTTCGCCGATCTTCATGAACACCATATCTATCACCGTGATTTAAAACCCGAAAACATACTCATCACCTCTCAATATGAAGTAGTTGTGGCTGATTTTGGTTCTGCAGTAATTTATAATGCCCAAGGTAAAATACAAGCCTATCCCAATGGCGATGTAATGTACAATCCTCCTGAATTTATAAAACGTTTACCTACGGATACCACCTATACTCCTATTCCTGCAAGCTATACCGAAGAAGATCGAATTAAATTAGTTGACTCATGGAAACTTGGCTTTACTATCGCACCATTCATTGATCCAGATCTTCATGAGCTAGTACAATCATTGTTACAACTACCGATGAAAGATTCGCACCCTCATGCAACACGATTGGTAGCGTATCAAAATTTTCATCTTGAGTTAGATAATAAACTACATGAACTAGGATATACGGAGGAAGTTATAGAAGCCTTGTTAGGCTTGTTAAATCCAGATTATACAAAACGCTTAACCCCTATAGAAGCATTAACACTCCTGTGTTCTCAGGAACTTTCGCAAGAGATAGAAGCCGTGGTCAGCCATTCAGCCCAACAATTAAGCCAATTATTAGCCGAAGCCTTTACCTATGTGGAGATGGCCGATAGTACCCCGCAGACATCTGCCAGCAACGCGTCTTCATCCTTCTTTACCCCCTCGACGACCCCGGCACAATCAATTAGAAGCAAACCAGGGCCAGATGGATATGAGATATTTTATCCAGATGATGAATCGCCCGATTTAGAATCAGAACCGGATAAACCGAATCCGAGTGGTTCACAGCCATAG
- a CDS encoding arsenate reductase family protein, with amino-acid sequence MISMFAIPNCDTVKKARSFLEKNKVDYEFIDFKKTPPTPEQIKQWSDFAGELPVNKRGTTYRKYKDDYEILSLEGKTAFIIANVSLIKRPVLAKNGKIIALGFDEEVYKELIK; translated from the coding sequence ATGATTTCAATGTTTGCTATTCCTAATTGCGATACGGTAAAAAAAGCACGTAGTTTTCTTGAGAAAAATAAAGTTGATTATGAGTTTATCGATTTTAAAAAAACACCTCCCACGCCAGAGCAAATCAAACAATGGAGCGATTTTGCAGGTGAGCTTCCCGTCAATAAACGAGGGACCACATATCGCAAATATAAAGATGATTATGAAATCCTAAGTTTAGAGGGAAAAACCGCATTTATTATCGCCAATGTCTCACTAATCAAAAGGCCTGTTTTAGCAAAAAATGGCAAAATAATTGCATTGGGTTTTGATGAAGAAGTCTACAAGGAATTAATAAAATAG
- a CDS encoding alpha/beta fold hydrolase, with translation MNYTDYGYRINQITAGSGPNWLFLPGGPGLGSEYLTEFCNKLQLPGAIFVLDFPQDGTNTAHGELDLECWKEGLMDLLQSFSNPILVTHSFSGMLALMMPELEQQLSGLVLMNTTTQNTFFPHINAMQEKYDLPDLVPAAGQYHLDPSNETYKAFWHTYKHYCFTAEELSEGEKMLPLFAFNNAAYYYAVEHFYIDYACKWSPKTIPAMTIASEQDFICPPQIFLDDERFQSPNMMNKLISNAGHCPWVICFEQVQQCFDDFVETLPTSLKPNPITPRLTTIM, from the coding sequence ATGAACTACACTGATTATGGCTATAGAATCAATCAAATTACCGCAGGTTCAGGACCTAACTGGCTCTTTTTGCCAGGGGGGCCTGGCTTGGGTTCGGAGTATTTGACCGAGTTTTGTAACAAATTACAGCTACCAGGAGCTATTTTTGTTCTAGACTTCCCTCAAGATGGAACGAATACCGCTCATGGAGAACTGGACCTAGAATGCTGGAAAGAAGGACTTATGGACCTTCTTCAGTCCTTTAGTAACCCCATACTGGTTACTCATAGTTTTTCAGGGATGCTTGCCTTGATGATGCCTGAGTTGGAACAACAGCTGTCAGGTTTAGTGCTAATGAATACCACGACTCAAAATACCTTTTTCCCACACATTAACGCCATGCAAGAAAAGTATGACTTACCGGACCTAGTACCTGCCGCAGGCCAGTATCATTTAGATCCGTCAAATGAAACTTATAAGGCGTTTTGGCATACCTACAAGCATTATTGCTTTACGGCAGAAGAGCTCTCTGAAGGTGAGAAAATGCTCCCTCTTTTTGCATTTAATAATGCAGCCTACTATTATGCAGTGGAACATTTTTATATTGATTATGCATGCAAGTGGAGTCCTAAAACCATCCCAGCCATGACGATTGCTAGCGAACAAGATTTTATTTGCCCACCACAAATTTTTCTTGATGATGAACGGTTTCAAAGCCCCAATATGATGAACAAGCTCATCTCCAATGCAGGCCATTGTCCATGGGTTATTTGCTTTGAGCAGGTTCAGCAATGTTTTGATGATTTCGTTGAGACTCTACCAACTAGCCTTAAACCAAACCCAATTACCCCCCGCTTGACCACGATAATGTAA
- a CDS encoding glutathione S-transferase family protein, translating to MGLLVDGKWQDVWYDTDKTKGAFKREPTQFRSAISHEPDARFPAEKGRYHLYVSLACPWAHRTLIFRKLKKLDEYIDVSIVHPHMLENGWEFNTGMDATGDKLYGLRYLYEIYLKAHPDYTGRVTVPVLWDKKEQTIINNESAEIIRQFNEAFNQLTGDTQDFYPKPLRAEIDAMNDRIYNGINNGVYKCGFATAQEAYELAYHELFTLLEELELHLAKHQYLIGEQLTEADWRFFTTLIRFDAVYYSHFKTNKQRMSDYKAIQSYLERLYYHPGVRETVNFLQIKQHYYYSHKTINPTQIVPLGPKLAFD from the coding sequence ATGGGGCTTTTGGTTGATGGGAAATGGCAGGATGTTTGGTATGATACCGATAAAACTAAGGGGGCATTTAAACGCGAGCCTACCCAGTTTCGTTCCGCAATTAGTCATGAGCCCGATGCTCGTTTTCCTGCCGAAAAGGGACGTTATCATTTGTATGTGTCTTTAGCTTGTCCCTGGGCCCATCGCACCTTAATTTTCAGAAAACTCAAAAAGCTCGATGAATACATCGACGTTTCTATTGTCCATCCACATATGCTGGAGAATGGATGGGAGTTTAATACGGGAATGGATGCAACAGGAGACAAACTTTATGGCTTGCGCTATTTATACGAGATTTATCTTAAGGCACACCCTGACTACACTGGGCGGGTTACGGTTCCGGTCTTATGGGATAAAAAAGAACAAACGATTATAAATAATGAATCGGCGGAAATTATTCGCCAATTTAATGAGGCCTTTAATCAACTTACCGGAGACACTCAGGATTTTTACCCCAAACCATTACGCGCAGAAATCGATGCTATGAATGACCGTATTTATAATGGAATTAATAACGGGGTTTATAAATGTGGTTTTGCGACTGCTCAAGAGGCTTATGAGCTTGCCTATCATGAATTATTTACTTTGCTCGAGGAACTGGAGCTGCATTTAGCGAAACACCAATACTTGATTGGGGAGCAATTAACCGAAGCCGATTGGCGCTTTTTTACCACCCTTATACGTTTTGATGCCGTATATTACAGTCATTTTAAAACCAACAAGCAACGTATGAGTGATTACAAAGCAATTCAATCCTACCTAGAGCGTTTGTATTATCATCCAGGGGTACGTGAAACGGTTAATTTTTTACAAATTAAACAACATTATTATTACAGCCATAAGACCATCAACCCAACGCAAATTGTCCCTTTAGGCCCCAAATTGGCTTTTGATTAA